The Melitaea cinxia chromosome 22, ilMelCinx1.1, whole genome shotgun sequence genome segment GTGGAGAGGATTTCCGTGCGATGAAATTCGATCCAGTGATTATTGTCCGGTTGTAATATATCTTCGGCTATGGctgatttatttgtttgtcggtTTTTACAGCGGCGATATATTCTTTGACCCTTTCAGCTATCTTCCGCTTAGTCTGGCCTATGTAAGAACTGCCGCAGCTGCAGTTTATCTTATAGACACCTGGTGTTTGTAACGGCAAAACATCCTTCGGTGTGCCCACTATATTGGTAACCTTTGCCCCCGGCGTAAGGACAGTGGATATTGAATATTTCTTCAATAGACCGCCGATCTTATCTGTCACTCCTCTCGCATAGGGCATGTAGGCCGGTTGTCGTTTAACTTCCGGATGTTTGCGTCTTTTTGTCGGTTGCCTGGTTTGTTTATTCACTTGATTTCCGTTGTTCGCAAGTACCTCCTGAACATGGTCCAGCTCCTGCTCGAAATGTTCAGGGTCACAGAGATCCTGAGCTCTGTTCTTTAATGAGGTTACAACGGACTGTAAGTGACGAGGATGGTGGTGTGACGACGCGTGCAGGTACCTATCGGCGTGTGTCAGTTTGCGGTATACACAGCGAGACAAGGACCCATTAGGTTTCACTTTCACTCGTACATCTAGGAAAGGCAGCGATGCCTGAACATACAATGCTTATTTGAACTTAAACACTTGGTTAGTACATCTGCAATCATCTTCTCTGTACAAAGGTATTTAACAGTCATAAAACCTCTCTGAACTAAGTCCTTAATAAAGTGATAGCGCACATCAATGTGTTTTGTTCTTTTActactgatatttttattttcaataatcttACGAGCACTCTGTGATGAAACCATAAAAAACGTGATGGGAGAGCAATTGAGTGGACTGAATATTGCATTGATAGGCGGGAAGAaaagaataaaagaaattttaacacACTGTTTCACTGAGTTTTaattattaggaattataaGGAAAAATTGGTACAAAATCAAACACACAGTAGAATACATTAATTCAAAGGAAAGAAAGGGAACTAGACAGCTCGAGGTATTGCaagtattcatttaatttttatgttgttgCCAACACTCTGGTTATTATTATACACAGTGATGCGCACCTTTACATCAGGTAAAGTTTCTGTCAAAAATTGTTTGAGAATATTGGAATCCTTTGGCCTGTCAACCAACTTCCACACTTTATTTGACATTAAAGAGTTATACTCATCTTCCATAGCCTTATACCACTCGGTGGCATCAGGATTAGACATGGTCTCTTTATATGAAGGTGGTTCTAATTCACTAGCAGTAGCCATTAGCGACACacctactatttttattttttatttaatatttataacatatacacatgGTCGTCtcttcctaaagtaagcaatgtaatgtttgttttaagtaacagccggctgatataggtactttttttttaataaatacatataaataatacttagaaataaatacatttataataaatggcattaatttttttaattttttttttaattctttatttagaaaaccaacAGTTTTACAAACAATGTACCTTCCAGCTATGTATATGCTATGTAGTATTGCCAATAAGAGGTTTCCCTTAAATTACCAAATAACACTGTAACAATCAAAGctaaaatgaaataacaaaataataaactaagaaATTCAGGATGCTATCAACTTAAgcctatctatacaaataaaaaaaaaaataataataaataaaaaaaaaaattgagtgtcCTCTTGTAATACCAAAACAACCGCTTTTCAGCTAATGcgtatagatgtatacacggtacatataccaaaataacattttttgcaattttgtctgtctatctgtttgttcagACCAATCAACCTATCATTCTTATTATAGATGAGgtacaactaataataaaaactgttgATGTAGACTATTGATTCTAGAAGACTGGCAGTCAATCTCTCATGGGGGCTAATAGCTTCTCTCATATTAGTATCTTGTTTAGCAATAAATGGAGTTACAAGTTATAAAAGCTTGAAATATGTCTTTTCGTCCATCCTTTAATAGTTTCGCCAGTCACTTGGTAGCGATAACTCATTTAACAAATTGAGATTAGTgaattgatttctttttttaagccATTCTTTCATCCATtgctttcttttttgtttttctggTGAGTATATGGCAACCAAGAGTAGCCGCTGtaagaattaatgtttcttcttcGGAATcagaatccattttttttttctcaacaaAAATAGGTAGTACCTACACGTCCTTAAAACAGCCCGGTCGGTCGAAAACTGAAAAGCCGGAGTGACGCCAGTGAGTTTTTACCCAACTGGATACTTATGCACCTTTTTAAGATGTTGCTGTTTTTGTCATGCAtcaaaatatcttattttttacCATCCAGTATTGGATAGAGTTCAAGGCGAAAACGAAATCTAAAGCTGCAGACTCTAGAAGGAATACCTCGGCAACCGGTGGAGGGGCTAACCAACTCATTCCTCTTACTCATGCAGAAGAAAGAGGGCTTGTAATAATTGGTACGATAACGGTGGACGGTATGCCTGGTGTGCGCCTGCCTCTTGATGTTAgttattaaagtaatataattaataatttgtagtGTTGTAATAGTATATAAAATCGTATTCTAATACAATAGAGACAGTCTAATATCGAACGTCATTCGTTTCACTTGCCCCTCGTACCTCCGACACTACATGGCGCCCTGCCCGGCACGCGCTTGTTTTTCTGAGAAACTCTTTGACAAATACGGGGCGCGCGCACATATTTCAATATAgccgtattaaaataaaattataaaaataaccgcgGTCTGTGtgtctacaaaaaaaatacaatatggGTAAGACTTATTCAAAAGAGGAAACAATCATCGCGCAGACAGTCGCTGGAGACGGGAAAAATAGTGCATCTGCTGAAACCAGCTACGCCACTGTTAGCACAACGAACTATTGCTAACAATTATAGTCGTTCTCTTATTAGCAGCAACGGGCTATGCGTTTTGCCGTTATTATAAGAAAATGCACAACGAATGGATGGAGAGGCAAATGAACCGGCGTTATCTGCGACGTAGGGAGGCTTCGACTTACTTTACCAAAGTGGCATCACCCAGGGAAGAACAAGTGTAAGGTGaggtgaattttttttttgactaaatCGCATAGCGACTAGTGAAAAGTGCGTAAACAAAATAGTGCTTCGTAAGTCGTATCTAAAAATGTGCGTGTGTATCGTAAAATTTGCGAGTGCCTTgtcgttattaaaaataattagacgcttaaaataattatttcattaaattttagtgaagAGACAATTTAGAGACTTTAATACCTATGTTGTaagtaatttactattttaatatcttttggtttatataaaaaaaatgtaaaatgtttttaatctaaaaaaatgtaaaagatttAATCTAAAAATAGCATACGAATTCATACTGTGTAGAATGTCAATGAGTTTTATTCATTACGTTTATAAAGAATACATGCATAAATCGGGCTCAATGACTCACCGAACATGATAGCTCTCGACGAATATGGTCATGTTTGGAATATTTGTTCTGCATTTGTCACCCGTTAATGAAACAATCGGGTCGAAGTTCGACAATgctataaatacttttatgatgTACTttgtgttaaataattattcattgtagttatatatacttatggCTGAAAATTTTACCCAGATATATGATGAGTTATtggtaataagaaaatatttgataaagaaGGGTCAGAGTAGATATGTTGGTACTATCGcttcgaataaatttaaagaagctgaaattttgtataacaAAGCGCATGTAACGTTATCtaaatcaaaagaaaaaaaatcaagcgTAGTTACATCGTTGTTTGCGATTTATGATAAAatgtatcaattatttttagaaatatcccAGTTGTGTATAAAGAGCTCGAGTGAAACCTTTGAAACCAAAATGGATTTCGATATACGAACTGCTTGTAGTTTGATACCCCTTATGGATGGTAAAGAGGAGACCACGAAACGGTTGATTGATGCCGTGGATATGTATGCGGAAATGTTAGATGTTacggaaaaaaaatgtttaattaaatttgttttaagagGTCGACTTTCCGAAAACGCAAAGTTGCGTTTGTCAGCTGGTTACGATACCGTTGACGGACTTATTCAGGATTTGATAAAGCatttataagttaaaaaatcttttaccgCTACCAgtcctaaaaaaaaaagacttcagcGTACAAATCAGGGTTCTGAACtagaaaaactttttactgatcTTACTACATCTCAGGCTGAAGGCGATGCGAGTACATTCGCTGTATTAAGATggcgattaaaaaaatttcagaTGGGCTTAAGGATTCCAGATTGAGTACCATCGTAGCTGCGCGGAACTGCAAAAGCCTCAAGGACGTGATACAGGTGGCCAAGGATGAAGACATGTCAACTCCGTCAAGTTCAAGCAGGTCAGCGGATGTCATGCAATTTACACGCAGAGCTCGAGGTAAGTACAGGCCTTGCTCGATAGCTAGAGGACAAAGTCATCGTGGAACTTTTTACAGTAACAATTACTATCCTCGTAGTTCTGTGAGaccttttcaaaataataatcgagGTAGATTTTACAGTGGTaggtttaataataacaatcgtCGTAACAGTAACTGgcgtgtaaaataaaaatggtaatATGTCACAACATTCCTATGTTGAAAACCCACTAGACTTAAATAAGCAGTTTTTTCGATCTTAAACAGCTTATTTTAACCTTCAATAGCAAATGTAAATTTGTATCATTTTACGTTTCTTAATAGATACTGGAGCTTCAATATCTGTTATTAAAAGAGATTAGGTACCAAAGTATATTCCTATATCTagtgataatattataattaatggcaTAGGAGGACAAGTGTCGCTTATAATGACGAATTGTTAcataaatttcatatatttgaAAAGTTGCCGGTAACAGTTAGTGGAATCATAGGATTGGATTTTCTCTCAAAACATTACTGTAACATTGATTTatcttgtaatattttaactattaattacaataataacttaGTTAATTTACCTCTTTTAGACAAACCAGACTTCAGCAATAATCTTGTTTTACCACCTCGTAGTGAGTAGTGAGTGAGACGTGAAAGTTGATTGTATTGTAAGCGCGAGAGAGTTGTATGATGATGTGTTTTTAGCAGGAACTATCGTGAAGCCCAAAGATGGTAGAATACCGGTTAGGATACTAAATATTAGGGAAGAAGAAGTTAAGCTAGATAATTTTGTTCCAGAAAGTAAGCTTTTAAGTGATTATAACACTTTTTCATTTTCGGAATCAAAATCTAATGTAACTTGAGCTGAGACTTTGCTttcatttctaaaattaaaccaCTTAAATATTGAAGAGAAGCAAGCGATTGAAGTTATTTGTTCTAAATATTCAGACGTTTTCTTTTTACCGGGAGATAAACttaatacaacaaatgtatACGAACAATCTATAACACTTTAACCAAACGTTAGTCCAATTTATGTAAAACCATATCGTATACCTCAGTCATTTAAACCAGAAAtagacaaacaaataaaacaaatgttaaaAGATGACATATATCATATGATGATAATAGAGGAATCGTCAAGTGAATGGTCCAGTCCAATACTATTAGTACCAAAAAAGCCAGAAGAATCAAGTAAATGGCATTTGGTAGTAGACTACTAACATAGTACTGTGAGATAAATTACTGTCTgtgcataatatatttttttttctatcaaaatGATGGTCTTTATTTAAGCTGTATCCTATTATACAAGTTGCATATGCAATATGCATACCTAACAGCCAACAGTGCTCTCCATTTCTTTCTAGTCCTTCTAGAAATGCTTTTACTGCTCACTAATTCCAAACATATGAATCATGATATGCACACCAAATGATCCATCAACATGGAGGATAGTCTGCTTAGCATCACAAATCTGATATCAAAACAAAGTTCTATCTATCACACTGTGCAGGTACAAAGTCACTACTggaagaatattttattttaatactatgtaTTGCTATACTTTAccatgataattataatatacttactAGTAAAACATTTAAGGAATggtaattatttgtattaaaataagtcTCCTCATGCTCTTTAGGACGAATTAAAGCCACATGTGTACCCATAATTATTTCCCTTTCATGCTGTGTCTTAGGAAACTTTATGTACTTCCTACATAGATCAACTTGATCTCTTGATCTATGACTTCCTAAGGATTTCGCTGGTTTTGAGTGCACAGTTACCTCATGTAAACGTTTATTGAATGTTGGTTGCGACGTATTCAGTAGAAATGATGCACCCACATTCCGTTGATATGATTCGTTTGCATAAAGATTTAATGCTGCTAAAATCTACAATAGAGAGACAAACAAAGCTATCATCAGTCACTTTTTAtagtaaaagtttaaataaaaacagatatTTACAAGTAGACATCAAATACATAATGTTAAAAAGCAAAAGACAGGTCAAAGTAAGGGAACAGTGTTACTTTGAGTTAATTGCCTGTATTTCGTTTAACTATTGGTAGAAGAGGACTAAGTTCCACCAAAACCTGTTGGAATCCAAGCTTTGTTAAACGAACATGTCCAATGAACTCTCTCTCTGCCTCGAGTGTGCTGCCGATCACAGCAACGCGATTCCTTACCACTCAttacaaacaacaaacaaataaaagcaaatcaaaattaagtaatctttaaaaagtttaaaccGTAAAAATGACGGTAGATAGAAAAATTCATTAACGAATAAATGTCTTTAATTAATTCCTTTATCCCACTTTTGATGTTAGAATCAGAAGTGgaaatcactttaaaaaaaatctgtcaaatacaatttaatgattttaattattttaactatttacacAATTAATCTTAGAAGTAAGAGATTGAGTATCAATTACACAAAATCAAATTTACATATAGGAATTAACATAGCGATTACTTATTTTTGtttgctttttatttgtattttgttttttattttttattatttcactaattacgtttactgcagccgatggatcgaaaaaaaaccaaaatgacttaaaaaatactttaattaattaaaataaaattacaattaagagaggtgaaacctattcgatgcgagaattaggaatgacaaaattttgtataaaaattaataatgaaattaaatttaaaatatgacgaaatcgctgcgtcggcggctcgtggctggacggacgttgcgacatgggctgcatcggttttccgttgtttattgaatatggatattaaatgcatgctcggcattttcatggatgagcttagggtactgtatgatagatagtacggttccgtacttaacaccTCCACCCGCAGAACAGCAACTATTTTGTCAGCTTCAGAGAAAATGTTGCTGGAAGTTCATCTCGTCTCTTGATGCCTTTATCCATATCTTCATATACTGGTGTCTTAGGCGTTTGCTGCTTCTCttcattttctgattttaagggccaacatctatatttccggcttactaatacaacgataactactgatacacataaaattaagatataaaatggtatcgttgtatggtataaaacaattgattgtgtcttgtcaatctgtataggggtttctagtaacaatttatcttGGATGCTGTGAAGATCATCTAGACTAATCATCTTGGAACCGGTATGGGTATAGGTAGTCGTTTGGTTAATTTGGTTGTATGGGATCCTTGATAGCTTCAGCGGCTGGCCTTTTATCTCATCATTTTCGTTGATAACGGTGAATTCTTTAGTTCGCAACAGGCAGTTCATGGGAATAGTGGCCAAATAGCTTCCTTGTAGTATATTGAATTCTTTTCTCTCACAGGCTAACTGTACT includes the following:
- the LOC123664651 gene encoding uncharacterized protein LOC123664651, which produces MATASELEPPSYKETMSNPDATEWYKAMEDEYNSLMSNKVWKLVDRPKDSNILKQFLTETLPDVKASLPFLDVRVKVKPNGSLSRCVYRKLTHADRYLHASSHHHPRHLQSVVTSLKNRAQDLCDPEHFEQELDHVQEVLANNGNQVNKQTRQPTKRRKHPEVKRQPAYMPYARGVTDKIGGLLKKYSISTVLTPGAKVTNIVGTPKDVLPLQTPGVYKINCSCGSSYIGQTKRKIAERVKEYIAAVKTDKQINQP